A segment of the Desulfitobacterium dehalogenans ATCC 51507 genome:
TTAGCTCTATAAAAATCATTGGTGATATTTTTCTGAGACTAATTCAAATGGCTATTATTCCTTTAATCTTCACCGGAGTGTCGTGCGCTATCGGTGGGTTGGGTGGAGATATGAAAAAGCTTGGCCGTTTAGGGTATAAGCTGTTGATTTTCTATGTAGGAACTACAATTATCGCCATTGTCATTGGTGTGGGGATCGGTAATATATTTCAACCAGGAACAGGTATTACTCCCCCGACCGACCTTCTTTCTTCTCCGGTAAGTGAAATATCTGCTCCCTCGATTTCAGAGGTTATTTTGAAAATGGTACCTAAAAATCCTGTAGATGCTATGGCTCGCCAAGATATGTTCCAAATGGTGATATTTTCTGCTTTTTTTGGCCTGGCTTTATCCATGTTGGGAGATGCGGGAACTCGGATTTTATCAGCGTTTAGCGTCATCAACTCCGCAGCAATTCAGATGATCACCATCATTATGAAAATGGCCCCTTACGCTGTGTTCGCTTTGATGACCTGGGTAACAGGAACTGTGGGGATTGAGGTTTTGATTCCTCTGGCAAAATATCTCGTTACTTTGATCATTGCTCTCATTTTACAGACATTTGTTATTTGCGGTATCGTAGTATGGGGTATCGCTCGAGTAAGTCCGATCCAATTCTATCGAAGAAGTCTGAATGCGATGATCGTGGCGTTTACCACATGTTCATCAGCGGCCAGTTTGCCCATATCCATTGAGACAGCCCAGAGAAACCTCGGTGTAGGTAAAACCATAAGTCAGTTCGCATTACCATTGGGGGCGACGATGAATTCGGATGGAACCGCAATGTTCCACGCTGTGGCCAGTATTATGATCGCTCAATTTTTCGGTATTGAGTTTGGACTAACAGAGCAAATCATGTTGGTTTTCTTTGCTGTGCTTATTGGTCTTGGTGGTACTGCAGTGCCCGGAGGAGGGATGGTGACCTTGGCTATTGTCCTCAACGCGGTTGGACTTCCTATTGAGGGAATTGCGTTATTGGCTGGAGTGGATCGGATTGCAGAGATGTTTCGTGCAGTATTGAATGTAACCGATGATTTATCGGGTGCAGTGGCTATTGCTGCCTGGGAAAAGGACTTTGACAAAGAAGTGTTTTACGGGAGAAAGGAAGCTGTTTTGGACTAAAGCTTGGCCGACTATGAAGAAAAATACCATAATTGAGCATCCTACGATGTCATATTAGAAGGGTAAAGACAGGATTATCCATTGATAGCCCGGTCTTTACCCTTCTTCGAGCGATTTTACATAGAAACCAAATCCGTTATAGTAAACTCAACGATTCCTTTACAGCACGGATAAACTCAGGAGTTGTCCCACAGCATCCGCCAAACCACTTCACACCCAGATTAGCCATAGCCTTTATATATCGGGCAAATTCCTTAGGCTCTACATCATAGACGGTTTGGTTATCGATCAATTTCGGCAACCCAGCGTTGGGCTGAACCAAAATAGGCAAATGGGTAGAAGACACCATAGTTTCAACAATGGGCAACATCTCACAGGGACCTAAAGAACAGTTGGCGCCAATAGCATCAACACCATACTCTTCTAAAGAAGCTGCTACCGTCTTGACATCGTTGCCCATTAAGGTTTTTCCTTGCTTTTGGAAAGTAAATGTACAGATAACGGGCAGGGAAGAATGATCCTTAGCAGCCTTAATGGCTGCTTTTACTTCAGTTAGGTCAAAAAAGGTCTCGATTAATACCAGATCGACTTTCCCGGTTAAAGTCGCTGCCTTGATTTGACGGGTGTATAAGTCATACACCTCTTCGAAGGATAAATCTCCCAAAGGTTCAACAAGCTCACCGGTTGGTCCCACATCTAAAGCGACCAGGTTATTTCCTGCTGCTTTTCGGGCAATGGCAATAGCTGACTGAACTACTTCCTCTACGGTATATCCGGTTCCTTTTAATTTCGTCTCAATGGCTCCAAAGGTATTAGTAGTGATAATATTGCTGCCGGCTTCGATGTATTTCCTATGGATTTCCTCGATAATCTCCGGTCTTGTTATATTCAATACCTCTGGGGGCTGACCGGGGTTAAGGTCATATTTTTGCAGCATGGTGCCCATTGCTCCATCAAAGATAAGATTTGATTCTTTATCTAGTATCACGAAAAAACCTCCCAAAAAAAGTATTGATGCCTATAGCGCTCATGATTTTCTGATTCTATTACAGTAAGTGATTCTCTAGTAGAGGTTATCTATAAAAATAACAACTATCCTTATTATAATAAAGAGAGAAATTCAGATTCGCAAGTAAACCTTTATTGAATATTGGATTCTAACTCAGGCTTTAATTGAATTCCCTTTTATTCGAGCGCTAATAATCAATTGTGCATTGACAATATACTAAATAGTCTATAAATTCAGAATATGTTACGTGCAACTTCTAAAACATAAGGAGGTAAAAGAATGATAAATTTCAGTAAATATAAAGACATTATTATTACTCATGGTCTCTGTAGTGGACTTAGTATTAAGATGAACGTCTATATCTACTTAGTGGATGGACTGCTTTTTGACACTGGACCATCTACCTTGCAAAAAGATACAGCGAAATTCTTCAGTCAGCAGACCATTGAACAAGTCGCTCTTACCCATGTCCATGAAGATCATTCCGGTATGGCCCATTGGCTGCAGAAGAATAAACTGGTACCCATCTATCTTCACTCTGAGGCTATTAAAACCGCGGAGAAAAGGGGAAGATATCGGCTATATCGTCGTCTTATCTGGGGAGGTCGAGAACCTTTTTACCCTCAAGCCATGCCGAAGGTGATCCGGACGGAGCGATACACTTTCGAGGCCATTGAGGCACCTGGCCATACGGAGTTCCACCATGTATTCTATGAGCAGGATCAAGGCTGGCTCATTACAGGAGATTTGTATATAGGTCGGAAAGTGGTCTTAGCTCTTTATGAAGAAAATATGCTTCAGATGATAGCTACCCTAGAAAAAGTACTGCAGCTTGATTTTGATACGATGTTTTGTTCCCATGCCGGGGTCGTTCTTAAAGGCAAGGAAAAAATGAGACAGAAGCTTGATTTTCTTACGGAATTGCAGGATAAGGTGAGGGAATTGAGGGCCAAAGGTCTTACCGATGGAGAGATTGATAAAATAATATACCCCAAAAAACAGGCCATCAAAACACTCTCTGGAGGGGAATGGTCATCCTACAATATCATTCATACTATTTAACAATAAATGGATTAAAATCGTTTGTTTTTCCATAATGTACATGTAGACCGTATTTTACTAATCATGGTAATCTGTTTAAGTAATTCTAAATTTTAGATAGCTAATTCATCTTACAGTTCTCACAGAGAGTGGTTTTGAACATAACCCGAGGATTTGAGGTCTCGTTTCATAAGAGAAAGAGCACCATGTAATGGAGGTGAGGTCATGTGAAGAGGATAATCCTTTTTTTAGCATTGGTATTGGCAATGGTAAGCTCAATTGCAGCAGGGACACTTGCATCTTATACTGTCGCCATCGACAACCTTGCTGGAGGCAGTGTGGTGGCTAAGGAGTTTATTTTTGTCGGTGAAGGAACGGACACCTTTCAAGAAGGGTTAAAAATAGCACCTTCGGAGACTCTTCAATGGCAGTTTAAAGTGAAGAACTATGAAAAGTATGTGATATCTGAGACAGATATTTACTATAAACTTACATTTAGTATATCCGCTTCCCCAGGTAAAAAGGCTATTGAGCCCCTCACAGTAACTGTGAGAGATGGAATGGGGACTATTCTGAACCAGGTAACGGGGGTTGGGACATTTGATCTTTTAGGATCCTTCCTTCTTGCTGAAACAGGTCAAGAACGAGATATATTGGTGGAGATTGCTTGGCCCAGCGAAAGTAAGTCGGATAAGGATTATGCTGGGGAAAAATTTGGTACCAGTATCATAGTGGATGCCCAGGCTTCCCAGGTGCCCTTGGACAGCAGTCCAAACCCGGAAACTCCTGAACCCGAGCAGGGTCAGGTAAGCGTGCTTTATGAAACCACTCCCCCTTGGCAGAACGGGCAAAGCGGAGAGTATCAATATCAATATAAGATTACCATCACCAACAATTCCTCTGTACCCATCGAAGATTGGTTTATGACCTTCCTCCTCCAAAGCGATCGGTTGAATAATGCCTGGAATGCCAAGTTAATATCGCGTTCACCCCAAGGAATTTATCGATTTGAAAACCCAGCCTATAACAACGTGAGTATGGACAACATCTTACCCGGACAAAGCGTATCTTTTGGAGGATTGGCCAGTGGGATGGGTGTGGATACACTCCAAAATATTGGTGTTGGTGGTAGTAACACAGGTCTTATCTCTAACGTTAATGTGATACACCAACCTTAATGAATTGAAGGAGGAGGGGTTATGAGGACAAAGGTTATTCTGATTTTTGTACTAACGGTTATGGTTCTTAGTTCCTTAACGGTGGGTACCCTTTCTAATTATAACAGTGTGTCTAGTTTTGGAATAAGTATTACACCCCATTAAAAATAAAGCATAACATCATGGAGGAAGTAACTAATGAAAAAAGTACTAAGCATAGTCGCGCTCGCTTTAGTGGTATCCACATCCATCATTTCCGGAACTTTGGCTATATACACCACACATATTGATGCATTGGCTCAAGGAAGTGTGGTGGCTAAGGAGTTTATCCTTACTAAAGGAGGGACAGATACCTTTGTTGAAAATGTTAAGATTGCCCCTTCTGAAACCATGAGTTGGCAGTTTAGCGTTAAGAATTTTGAAGATACTGTAGTCAGTGAAACGGCTATGGACTTAGATATTGATGTGGATGTACTAGCTCCTAACGGCAAAAAAGCCATTGCGCCCTTGGTATTCACAGTAGAAAATTCTGCGGGGGATATAATAGGTACAGTAAACTCCGAAGGTAAAGTAGAGATTAATGACCAATTTGTTCTTAGTGCCCAAGGACAGGAAAAGGTCTATACCGTATCAGTCAACTGGCCAAGTAATACTAATGTAGATATTAACTATGCAGGGGCAGGCTACGGGACAGCCATTCAAGTCTCTGTGACCGGTATCCAAAAGTAGTTTGATTCCCATAAAGGTTTAATTTAAGGAAGAAAACGAAAGCGAGTTTCGTTAGCGTATAGATAGAGTTCAAGAAGCGGAAGTGTTAGTATGACCTAATACTTCCGCTTTTAGATTCTTTTTAATGATAACTTAAGTGCAATACTTCTTTAAAGATATAGACCAAAGCTTTGCTGGGGTTGGGGACTTCAATGCCCATAGTTAACAGCAGAGAGAGAATAAAGCCAATCGACAGGAAAAAGGTGACTGTAATGAGTTCCCGCCAATGTTTTTTTTGAATTAAGTTAGGTATTTCAAATAGTACCACACCTAAAAAGACTATGACCAAGAGAAGAATGTTCACCCTTTAACCCTCCTGTTTTTGCTTAGGTAATTTTCGAAATTTAGCCAGTAATAATGTGAGGATGGGAAGGAAAACTTCAAAGGGAAGAGCAAAGAATGGCCATACGTCCACAGTGGTATCAATATTTAATAGAGAAGGTTCATGAACAATTAAGCTTAAGCAGATGCCGATAATTCCTAAGGGGACTACTAAGGGGAGATAAGAGTGCAGGCGTAGGAGCTGAGCTATACTTAAAACCGTCACATAATAAAAGAGACTGCTCTTAATAAACAGCATAATAATCAATGCAATGGCATACAGCACTTCTAATCGCGTAAGAAAATTACCGATATCAATTAAGCGAATGCTCTCATAAGAGGGAGAGGTTAGCATGCCGACTAAAGGACCCAGCACCGTGGTATTTCGAATGATAGGTAAAAGTAAGAAAAGTGATCCAAAACTGAAGCCAAATAAGATGGATCGTGGAATTTGCTTTGTGTTATTGACACTGGGCAGGAAAAATAAGAAGATAACGATTTCCAAGTATGGGATGGTAAGCATGACGTGTACGCCTTGAATAAAATCAGGCATGGGTGTGTCAAAAAGGGGGATAAGATTTGAAAAATCCATCTCTGGAATGAGTAAAATCATGGTCGAAAAAGTGATAAACAGAGTGATTGCAACAAAGAGTGGATTAACCCGAACAATAACTTCTAGGCCTGACCTTACGGCCCAAGTACACACAAAGGTGAACATGAGCAGAACAATCCACATAGGGGTTTCGGGAAGAAGGTACGTTAGCGAAAAATCTCCCACATAAACGAGATTATAGATGAGAAGATTGAAGACAAAGATGATGTAGGTCGCCGAGATCAATTTGCCAACAAAAGGACCGTATACTATATCGTGGATCTCTATCAAGTTGTTTTTTGGGAATCTCTGAGCAAGGTGGATATAGACTAAAACCATAGGCAAGCTGAGAATGAATGCAATAATGACAGCAAGCCAATTATCTTGATTAATGATTTGTGTAGAATAGGGTACTGTAACGAGGCCCCCCGTGACAAAACCGATGACTAAAAAGTTGAGCTGTGAACTTGAAATAATTTCCTTCTCAAACTTTATCAATACTCTCTACTCCTTATCTGGTACGGGAGGATAGTGTGCCCTGCCCGAACGTTCGATGCTGGCATCCACAGTGACTTCTACTATAATCTCTGAAAAAACTTCATCCCAACGCTCCTTCATATCCTTCCACTCTTTGAGGTGCTCTTTGCGCACAACCTCACCAAAACCGAAAATATCCGCATTGAGTTCTTGAGCCTTTCTGAATGCCGCCAGAACCTCATCTTGAATGGCTGCGGCCGTATTTCGCTCAAGAGCTTCGACTTTTTCTTTTGTTCTAAAACTTTCTGCACAATATTGAGCAGCAAGTGCACCTTTTTCACGAATATAAACCCTCATAACCACCCGGTTATCCCGTATCTCTGCGCTGACTTTAGTCTTAGAATCAATAAGTTCTATGCTGACTTTACCATCACCCTCTGGACACTCCACATCGATAATGCCACTCTTTACTTCATCCTTTACCCATAAAAGTCCACGGGTTTCATATTTATTTAGCTCTCCAACGAGCTTATCGTCTTTAAAAATTGCCGTTCCTTTGACCTGAAGTGATTTCTTATCCCCTTTACCGACAATTTCAACTAGGGGTGCAGTCGGTGCAGTGGTTCGATCAATCAGAGCGGTTAAAAAGTCATTGAGTTGATTTGTACTGGTCTGAGAGTTTGGGTCTTGTTCATCAAGTAGTTTAGAAATATTGATTGCAGGAATTCTATCTATTACAGGTTCAATATCTAAAACATCCCTAGCGTTACCTTCAGAGACAACGAGCCAAATGTTTAATCGAGTTTCATGGTCTCGAATAAAAAAGTCAAGTTCCTCCTGAATACCTTCCTTGGCATAGTCTCGCCCGAGAATTAGCACTTGAATATGAGGAAAATAGAGTTTGCGGTTAGATATATGGGTGAAGTCACGTAGAATCGAAAAAAGAGTATTTCCAGTATTTTGGATGTTCCAAAATGCTTGGGCATTCGATCTAGCTGGGGATGATTGGAGCTCTTTAGGATTTGCGACTTGTGCAGTGACAAGGAGTTGATTCGATACTTGTGTCTTATCAATACTTAACCCCATGACAATAGCTAAAGTGTTTAATTCTCGTTGATTCCAACACCCTGTCATACTCAAAACCAATATTATGCATAATAAGAGAACGAATAGAGAGTACTTTCGGCTTTTCATAGATATTTTACTCCATCGATTATTGCCTTTAACCTATTGATCTGGATCGTCTTGCCGCTTTTCGTCCTTTGAAGGAGGTGTCGGCTTCAATCTAAAAGCTTGTCTCTGGGGATCATTCCATCCAATCAAACGCGGACGGGTAACCATAGTCCATAAAGGAAATCGAATAATAGTGTCCTTCAAATCTAAAGGAGTGAGTGGGGCAATGGGTGAAAAAAAGGGAGTACCAAAAGATCTCAGTGATGCAAGATGGACTACGATTCCAATAAATCCTATCATGATTCCAAAAATACCCATGGTTCCTGCGAGAAGAACCATGATTAACCGCAATATGGCTCCTGAGTCTGTTTGAGCAGGGACTACAAAGCTGGCAACGGCTGTTAAAGATATGACGATAACCATAGGCTGGCTGACAAATCCGGCTTGGACAGCGGATTCGCCGAGAACCAAAGCCCCCACGATACTGACTGCTTGACCAACAGGGCGGGGCAGCCGTATCCCGGCTTCTCTAAGGATCTCGAAGACCGCTCCCATGGATAAGGCTTCGATAACGGCAGGAAAGGGCACATCCTCCTCAGAGGCAGCCATGGTAAACAGTAATGGAGTAGGAATTAATTCTTGATGAAAGGTGCTCAAGGCGACAAAAATTGCCGGTCCTAAGATAGAAATAAAATAAGATAGAAAACGGGTCATTCGCACGATACCCGCAAAGTAGGGGCGGGAATAATAATCTTCAGTACTCGCGAAAGTCTCTATGAAGAGCAGGGGAACAGTTAACACGAAAGGAGTCCCATTAATTAAAAGAGCTGCACGCCCTTCTAGGATTTTTGCTGCGACAGCATCGGGTCTCTCGTTGTTTCCTACTGTAGAAAAGATCGAAAAAGGAGCATCTTCAATAAATTGTTCGATATAACCTGACTCAAGAATGGCATCAGTATCAATTCGATCGAGTCTACGTTTGATCTCATCGATGAGTTGGGGATTTGCTATTCCTTTGATGTAGGCTATGCAGACGGCTGTTTTGGTTTCTCGGCCTATTATTGTGGTATCAAAGGTAAGATCTGAATTTCTAATATAGCGTCTTAAAAGGGATATATTCGTAAGTAAATTTTCCGTAAACCCTAAACGAGGGCCTCGAACAACGGTTTCAGTTTTAGGCTCCTCAAGGCTTCGGGTCTCACCACCATCTGTCCCAATGAGTAAAGCTTCATTTAAGCCGGAGATGAGCAAACCGATATAGCCTGTCAGGCATCTCTCGATGATTTCATTAATTGTGGCAGCTGTATAGACTTCATCAACCGAAAGCATTGTCGTCTTAATACTGTTGATATTAAAGGTTTTTCTTTCCTCTTTTTCGATGAATCGGGTATCAAACATCAGAGGTTTCATTATGCTTTCGTTCAAGAATGTTTTGTCGATCATACTCGTTAGGAAGACAAGTGCGCCTTTAAAATTTCCCTGAGGACCGAAATCAAATTCGCGTATTGTTAAGTCATAACTTGACCCGAAAATAGTTTTGATGTCCTCAAGATTCTTATGGAGATCTTGTGAGAGATTGGAGGTGGAATACTCACAGATCTTCTTTTGCTCTTTATAAGTATTTAAATGCGTCAACTTCATAACTTGGAGCTGCTTTTTAATATATTGAAACACTTTACATAACCTGCCTAAAATTGTTTCGGTCTTTTCTATAATGTGTAGTTATTGAAAATAATAAACGGGAGATTAAAAATTATTTATCATATCCAAGCATCGAAAAAAACGGCTAGGATATACTAGTAAACAAAATAAGGGAATGAAAGGACCGGACAATGTCCTCCACAAAACACACAACTCGGCAGCAAATAGAAGACATGCGCAAAGAGATTCAGGCTAAAAAACTAAAGAAGTCTGATCTACATAACAACAAGAATCTTAAAGTGGACAGACTGGGAGGTAGAAATGATCTTCTAAAAGCTTTAAGTAGAATG
Coding sequences within it:
- a CDS encoding dicarboxylate/amino acid:cation symporter encodes the protein MEKKRMSLTLKIFIGMTLGIFFGWFFGDKISSIKIIGDIFLRLIQMAIIPLIFTGVSCAIGGLGGDMKKLGRLGYKLLIFYVGTTIIAIVIGVGIGNIFQPGTGITPPTDLLSSPVSEISAPSISEVILKMVPKNPVDAMARQDMFQMVIFSAFFGLALSMLGDAGTRILSAFSVINSAAIQMITIIMKMAPYAVFALMTWVTGTVGIEVLIPLAKYLVTLIIALILQTFVICGIVVWGIARVSPIQFYRRSLNAMIVAFTTCSSAASLPISIETAQRNLGVGKTISQFALPLGATMNSDGTAMFHAVASIMIAQFFGIEFGLTEQIMLVFFAVLIGLGGTAVPGGGMVTLAIVLNAVGLPIEGIALLAGVDRIAEMFRAVLNVTDDLSGAVAIAAWEKDFDKEVFYGRKEAVLD
- a CDS encoding cellulose binding domain-containing protein; protein product: MKRIILFLALVLAMVSSIAAGTLASYTVAIDNLAGGSVVAKEFIFVGEGTDTFQEGLKIAPSETLQWQFKVKNYEKYVISETDIYYKLTFSISASPGKKAIEPLTVTVRDGMGTILNQVTGVGTFDLLGSFLLAETGQERDILVEIAWPSESKSDKDYAGEKFGTSIIVDAQASQVPLDSSPNPETPEPEQGQVSVLYETTPPWQNGQSGEYQYQYKITITNNSSVPIEDWFMTFLLQSDRLNNAWNAKLISRSPQGIYRFENPAYNNVSMDNILPGQSVSFGGLASGMGVDTLQNIGVGGSNTGLISNVNVIHQP
- a CDS encoding GerAB/ArcD/ProY family transporter, encoding MIKFEKEIISSSQLNFLVIGFVTGGLVTVPYSTQIINQDNWLAVIIAFILSLPMVLVYIHLAQRFPKNNLIEIHDIVYGPFVGKLISATYIIFVFNLLIYNLVYVGDFSLTYLLPETPMWIVLLMFTFVCTWAVRSGLEVIVRVNPLFVAITLFITFSTMILLIPEMDFSNLIPLFDTPMPDFIQGVHVMLTIPYLEIVIFLFFLPSVNNTKQIPRSILFGFSFGSLFLLLPIIRNTTVLGPLVGMLTSPSYESIRLIDIGNFLTRLEVLYAIALIIMLFIKSSLFYYVTVLSIAQLLRLHSYLPLVVPLGIIGICLSLIVHEPSLLNIDTTVDVWPFFALPFEVFLPILTLLLAKFRKLPKQKQEG
- a CDS encoding Ger(x)C family spore germination protein — translated: MKSRKYSLFVLLLCIILVLSMTGCWNQRELNTLAIVMGLSIDKTQVSNQLLVTAQVANPKELQSSPARSNAQAFWNIQNTGNTLFSILRDFTHISNRKLYFPHIQVLILGRDYAKEGIQEELDFFIRDHETRLNIWLVVSEGNARDVLDIEPVIDRIPAINISKLLDEQDPNSQTSTNQLNDFLTALIDRTTAPTAPLVEIVGKGDKKSLQVKGTAIFKDDKLVGELNKYETRGLLWVKDEVKSGIIDVECPEGDGKVSIELIDSKTKVSAEIRDNRVVMRVYIREKGALAAQYCAESFRTKEKVEALERNTAAAIQDEVLAAFRKAQELNADIFGFGEVVRKEHLKEWKDMKERWDEVFSEIIVEVTVDASIERSGRAHYPPVPDKE
- a CDS encoding homocysteine S-methyltransferase family protein, with protein sequence MILDKESNLIFDGAMGTMLQKYDLNPGQPPEVLNITRPEIIEEIHRKYIEAGSNIITTNTFGAIETKLKGTGYTVEEVVQSAIAIARKAAGNNLVALDVGPTGELVEPLGDLSFEEVYDLYTRQIKAATLTGKVDLVLIETFFDLTEVKAAIKAAKDHSSLPVICTFTFQKQGKTLMGNDVKTVAASLEEYGVDAIGANCSLGPCEMLPIVETMVSSTHLPILVQPNAGLPKLIDNQTVYDVEPKEFARYIKAMANLGVKWFGGCCGTTPEFIRAVKESLSLL
- a CDS encoding spore germination protein, producing MFQYIKKQLQVMKLTHLNTYKEQKKICEYSTSNLSQDLHKNLEDIKTIFGSSYDLTIREFDFGPQGNFKGALVFLTSMIDKTFLNESIMKPLMFDTRFIEKEERKTFNINSIKTTMLSVDEVYTAATINEIIERCLTGYIGLLISGLNEALLIGTDGGETRSLEEPKTETVVRGPRLGFTENLLTNISLLRRYIRNSDLTFDTTIIGRETKTAVCIAYIKGIANPQLIDEIKRRLDRIDTDAILESGYIEQFIEDAPFSIFSTVGNNERPDAVAAKILEGRAALLINGTPFVLTVPLLFIETFASTEDYYSRPYFAGIVRMTRFLSYFISILGPAIFVALSTFHQELIPTPLLFTMAASEEDVPFPAVIEALSMGAVFEILREAGIRLPRPVGQAVSIVGALVLGESAVQAGFVSQPMVIVISLTAVASFVVPAQTDSGAILRLIMVLLAGTMGIFGIMIGFIGIVVHLASLRSFGTPFFSPIAPLTPLDLKDTIIRFPLWTMVTRPRLIGWNDPQRQAFRLKPTPPSKDEKRQDDPDQ
- a CDS encoding MBL fold metallo-hydrolase, which translates into the protein MINFSKYKDIIITHGLCSGLSIKMNVYIYLVDGLLFDTGPSTLQKDTAKFFSQQTIEQVALTHVHEDHSGMAHWLQKNKLVPIYLHSEAIKTAEKRGRYRLYRRLIWGGREPFYPQAMPKVIRTERYTFEAIEAPGHTEFHHVFYEQDQGWLITGDLYIGRKVVLALYEENMLQMIATLEKVLQLDFDTMFCSHAGVVLKGKEKMRQKLDFLTELQDKVRELRAKGLTDGEIDKIIYPKKQAIKTLSGGEWSSYNIIHTI